A stretch of the Mycobacterium shigaense genome encodes the following:
- a CDS encoding methylmalonyl-CoA mutase family protein, translating into MENTAHTPSGIPLQPVYGPGDVRAEPAPPGEFPFTRGNFASGYRGKLWTFRQYSGFGTAEESNRRYRYLLQQGGTGLSVALDLPTQCGYDSDDPEFGEEVGRVGVAVDTLADFEILFDGIPLDKLSTSMTINGTAAILLAFYVAAAEKKGIPRAKLTGTIQNDILKEYASRGTWIWPPEPSLRLIADTIEFCAAEVPRFNAISVAGAHFRDAGANAVQEMAFTLADGVTYCDTVVERGRMTIDQFAPQISFFFYTHGDFFEEIAKYRAGRRRWATIVKERYGATTDKAAMFRFGCVCGGASLYAPQAHNNIVRVAYEAMAAVLGGVQSMFTAAWDEPFALPTEESTTLALRTQQILAHETGVASIADPLGGSYFVEALTDATEERIIEIMSDLDLHGGMAHAIEDGYLQGLIADEAFKMHQDVEAGTRPVVGVNRFVTDEPEHDVVTYELDAEGRDLQLKRLSQVKSERDSAAVRSALAALSQSAEGSDNLMHKLIDCANAYCTVGETVSALKAVWGEFQQPVVF; encoded by the coding sequence ATGGAAAATACGGCCCACACTCCGTCTGGTATCCCGCTGCAGCCTGTATACGGGCCGGGGGACGTACGCGCGGAACCCGCACCGCCGGGGGAGTTTCCCTTCACCCGCGGCAACTTCGCGTCCGGCTATCGCGGCAAGCTTTGGACCTTCCGGCAGTACTCCGGCTTCGGCACCGCCGAGGAATCCAACCGTCGCTACCGCTACCTGCTGCAGCAGGGTGGGACGGGGCTCTCGGTCGCCCTCGACCTACCCACCCAGTGCGGTTACGACTCCGACGACCCCGAGTTCGGCGAGGAAGTCGGCCGCGTCGGCGTCGCGGTCGACACGTTGGCCGACTTCGAGATTTTGTTCGACGGCATTCCGCTGGACAAGCTGAGCACCAGCATGACGATCAACGGCACGGCGGCGATCCTGCTGGCGTTCTATGTGGCCGCGGCCGAGAAAAAGGGGATACCGCGGGCCAAGCTCACCGGGACCATCCAGAACGACATCCTCAAGGAGTACGCGTCGCGCGGCACCTGGATCTGGCCGCCGGAGCCGTCGCTGCGGCTGATCGCCGACACCATCGAGTTCTGTGCGGCCGAGGTCCCGAGATTCAACGCCATCTCGGTGGCGGGGGCCCATTTTCGCGACGCCGGGGCCAACGCGGTGCAGGAGATGGCATTCACCCTGGCCGACGGCGTCACCTACTGCGACACCGTGGTGGAGCGCGGCCGCATGACCATCGACCAGTTCGCGCCGCAGATCTCGTTCTTCTTCTACACCCACGGCGATTTCTTCGAGGAGATCGCCAAATACCGCGCGGGACGGCGGCGTTGGGCGACCATCGTGAAGGAGCGCTACGGCGCGACGACAGACAAGGCGGCGATGTTCCGCTTCGGCTGCGTGTGTGGCGGGGCGTCGCTGTACGCGCCGCAGGCCCACAACAACATCGTCCGGGTGGCTTACGAGGCGATGGCCGCGGTGCTGGGCGGTGTCCAGTCTATGTTCACCGCCGCCTGGGACGAGCCGTTCGCCCTGCCCACGGAGGAAAGCACCACGCTGGCGTTGCGCACCCAGCAGATTCTGGCGCACGAGACCGGGGTGGCCAGCATTGCCGACCCGCTGGGTGGCTCCTACTTCGTCGAGGCGTTGACCGATGCCACCGAGGAACGCATCATCGAGATCATGTCCGACCTCGATCTGCACGGCGGTATGGCCCACGCCATCGAGGACGGGTACCTGCAGGGTCTGATCGCCGACGAGGCCTTCAAGATGCATCAGGACGTCGAAGCCGGCACCCGCCCGGTCGTCGGGGTCAACCGATTCGTGACCGACGAGCCCGAACATGATGTCGTCACCTATGAGCTCGACGCCGAGGGCCGCGACCTGCAGCTCAAGCGGCTGTCCCAGGTGAAGTCCGAAAGGGATTCGGCCGCAGTCAGATCCGCACTTGCGGCGCTGTCGCAGTCGGCCGAGGGATCCGATAATCTGATGCACAAGCTGATCGACTGTGCCAATGCGTACTGCACGGTCGGCGAAACGGTCTCCGCGCTCAAAGCGGTGTGGGGCGAGTTCCAGCAACCGGTGGTGTTCTGA
- a CDS encoding methyltransferase domain-containing protein — translation MSEPSVKYTHGHHESVLRSHQQRTAEDSAAYLLSHLHPGLSMLDIGCGPGTITADLAARVAPGPVTAVDQVVDVIDVARAEAARRGATNVSFATADVHRLQFPDATFDVVHAHQVLQHVADPVQALREMRRVCRPGGIVAVRDADYAGFVWFPELPALDFWRDSYRQAARANGGEPDAGRRLLSWALAAGFDDVTPTGSLWCYATPADRDWWGGMWADRILHSTVAGDMVRLGLATAAQLEEISAAWLRWAAAPDGWIALPHGEIICRA, via the coding sequence ATGAGCGAGCCTTCAGTCAAGTACACCCATGGGCATCACGAGTCGGTGCTGCGCAGCCACCAACAGCGCACCGCGGAAGACTCCGCGGCCTATCTGCTGTCTCATCTGCATCCGGGGCTGTCGATGCTCGACATCGGATGCGGCCCGGGAACGATCACCGCGGACCTCGCCGCCAGGGTCGCGCCCGGCCCGGTGACGGCCGTCGACCAAGTCGTCGACGTCATCGACGTCGCCCGCGCCGAGGCCGCGCGGCGCGGTGCGACCAACGTTTCCTTCGCGACCGCCGATGTGCACCGGCTCCAATTCCCCGACGCCACCTTCGATGTCGTCCACGCCCACCAGGTGCTGCAGCACGTTGCCGACCCGGTACAGGCGTTGCGGGAGATGCGGCGGGTGTGCCGACCGGGTGGCATTGTCGCGGTGCGCGACGCCGACTACGCGGGTTTCGTCTGGTTCCCCGAGCTTCCGGCGTTGGATTTTTGGCGCGACAGCTACCGGCAGGCCGCTCGCGCCAACGGCGGTGAGCCCGACGCGGGCCGGCGGCTGCTTTCCTGGGCCCTGGCGGCAGGGTTCGACGACGTCACGCCGACCGGCAGCCTCTGGTGCTACGCAACACCCGCGGACCGCGACTGGTGGGGTGGCATGTGGGCCGATCGAATTCTGCACTCCACCGTCGCCGGCGACATGGTGCGGCTGGGGCTGGCTACCGCCGCGCAGCTCGAGGAAATTTCCGCGGCGTGGCTGCGATGGGCCGCCGCTCCGGACGGCTGGATTGCGCTGCCGCATGGCGAAATCATCTGTCGCGCTTGA
- a CDS encoding 2Fe-2S iron-sulfur cluster-binding protein — translation MGQATFPDAATTATTEETARVADPTTGALNEAKAGKVTIYLERKKVEVPLVPGETLLETARRAGLDPPFNCEAGNCGTCMAHLEEGHANMRINDALDDDEVADGYILTCQGVPDTGSITVRYE, via the coding sequence GTGGGACAGGCAACATTCCCGGATGCGGCCACTACCGCGACTACCGAGGAGACCGCACGGGTGGCAGATCCCACGACCGGCGCCCTGAACGAAGCCAAGGCAGGCAAGGTGACCATCTACCTGGAGCGCAAGAAGGTGGAGGTGCCGCTAGTTCCCGGCGAGACGCTGTTGGAAACCGCGCGCCGGGCCGGCTTGGACCCGCCATTCAACTGCGAGGCCGGCAACTGCGGCACCTGCATGGCCCACCTCGAAGAGGGCCACGCGAACATGCGAATCAACGATGCTCTGGACGACGACGAGGTGGCCGACGGCTACATTCTGACGTGCCAGGGTGTACCGGATACGGGTTCGATCACGGTGCGCTACGAATAG
- a CDS encoding amidase — translation MPVSRPSAADIGAAAWHFGFHLDPDERSGYLASVEHTLRSYDVVDELYDRLARPEVPERAYRFPEPADNPLGAWYVTTAISSGSEGPLSGRRVAIKDNIAVAGVPMMNGSRAVEGFVPGRDATVVERLLAAGATVAGKSVCEDMCCSGSSFTSASGPVRNPWDTDREAGGSSSGSAVLVAAGEVELALGGDQGGSIRIPASLCGIVGHKPTHGLVPYTGAFPIERTIDHLGPMTRTVADAALLLTVLAGPDGRDPRQPGEIAPVDYRAALTGDVAGLRVGLLTEGFGQQGSLPAADELVRSAAHRFAEIGCAVGEISVPWHHDALHVFTVIITDGAAHQMLDGNGYGLGAEGLYDPELMAHFASRRNARPDQFASTVKASALCGNYGLRALGGASYAKARNLLPQVRAAYDAALTQYDVLAMPTVPGPAGVLPQGSPQDLALLGPALGKARNTAPMDITGHPAISVPAGLVDGLPVGMMLVGKRFDDATVLRLADAFESLCGGFARPG, via the coding sequence ATGCCCGTGTCCAGGCCATCAGCAGCCGATATCGGAGCGGCCGCCTGGCATTTCGGCTTTCACCTCGATCCCGACGAGCGGTCCGGCTACCTGGCATCGGTTGAGCACACGCTGAGGTCCTACGACGTGGTCGACGAGCTCTACGACCGGCTCGCGCGTCCGGAAGTTCCCGAACGCGCCTATCGGTTCCCGGAGCCGGCCGACAACCCGTTGGGCGCCTGGTACGTCACCACCGCGATCTCATCCGGCTCCGAGGGCCCCTTGTCGGGCCGCCGCGTGGCGATCAAGGACAACATCGCGGTCGCTGGCGTTCCGATGATGAACGGCTCGCGTGCGGTCGAAGGGTTCGTCCCCGGCCGCGACGCGACGGTCGTCGAGCGGCTTCTTGCCGCCGGGGCCACCGTCGCCGGCAAAAGCGTCTGCGAGGACATGTGCTGCTCGGGCTCCAGCTTCACCTCCGCGTCCGGCCCGGTGCGCAATCCGTGGGACACCGATCGCGAGGCGGGCGGATCGTCCAGTGGTAGCGCGGTGTTGGTGGCCGCCGGCGAGGTCGAGCTGGCCCTCGGCGGCGACCAGGGCGGATCGATCCGGATCCCCGCGTCGCTGTGCGGCATCGTCGGGCACAAGCCGACCCACGGGCTGGTCCCGTACACCGGCGCGTTCCCCATCGAGCGGACGATCGACCACCTCGGCCCCATGACGCGCACGGTCGCCGACGCCGCGCTGCTGCTCACGGTCCTCGCCGGTCCCGACGGCCGAGACCCGCGCCAGCCCGGGGAGATCGCTCCGGTCGACTACCGGGCCGCCCTCACCGGCGACGTGGCCGGGCTTCGCGTCGGCCTGCTCACCGAGGGCTTCGGCCAGCAGGGTTCGCTGCCCGCAGCCGACGAGCTCGTCCGCTCGGCCGCACATCGGTTCGCCGAAATCGGCTGCGCTGTGGGGGAAATCAGCGTGCCCTGGCATCACGACGCGCTGCACGTCTTCACCGTCATTATCACCGACGGGGCGGCCCACCAAATGCTGGACGGCAACGGATACGGACTCGGCGCCGAGGGACTTTACGACCCGGAACTCATGGCGCACTTCGCAAGCCGGCGGAACGCCCGGCCCGATCAATTCGCCAGCACCGTCAAGGCATCGGCGCTGTGTGGAAATTACGGCCTGCGCGCGCTCGGCGGCGCCTCCTATGCCAAGGCGCGCAATCTGCTGCCGCAGGTGCGCGCGGCCTACGACGCCGCGCTGACCCAATACGACGTGTTGGCGATGCCCACCGTGCCGGGCCCGGCCGGCGTTCTCCCGCAGGGCAGCCCGCAAGACCTCGCGCTGCTCGGGCCGGCCCTCGGCAAAGCGCGCAACACCGCCCCGATGGACATCACGGGTCATCCGGCCATCTCGGTGCCGGCCGGCCTGGTCGACGGCCTGCCCGTCGGAATGATGTTGGTGGGCAAGCGGTTCGACGATGCGACCGTGCTCAGGCTTGCCGACGCCTTCGAATCGCTCTGCGGCGGTTTTGCGCGGCCCGGTTAG
- a CDS encoding LLM class F420-dependent oxidoreductase produces the protein MRVGVMIGAERGDMARKVAKLVSDIEWAESAGLYTAWMPQVPNDFDCLTMVSLMAVHSSRIELGTAVVPLQTQHPIALARQALSTHAVAAGRLALGVGPSHHWIIRDMLGLPYEKPAAYTRDYLQVLDAAIAGPGPVDVENDSFTVHNPTAIGADTPMPVLVAALGPVMLQIAGELADGTVLWMADERAIGDHIAPKITKAAAGAGRPAPRIVAGIPVCLCAPSRIDEAKERANRILGEAEVSPNYQRLLDRGDARDVGDLCAAGDEETILTRMRSFADAGVTDLSVRLLPIGDDRDELVASKRQTREMIASLATELR, from the coding sequence GTGCGCGTCGGAGTAATGATCGGCGCCGAGCGCGGCGATATGGCCCGCAAGGTGGCCAAGCTCGTCTCCGATATCGAGTGGGCCGAATCGGCGGGCCTGTACACTGCATGGATGCCGCAGGTGCCCAACGACTTCGACTGCCTGACCATGGTGTCGCTGATGGCCGTGCACAGCTCGCGCATCGAGCTGGGCACCGCGGTGGTGCCGCTGCAGACCCAGCACCCGATTGCGCTTGCCCGCCAAGCGCTCTCGACGCACGCGGTGGCGGCCGGACGACTGGCGCTGGGCGTTGGCCCGTCACACCACTGGATCATCCGGGACATGCTCGGTCTGCCATACGAGAAGCCGGCCGCCTACACCCGCGACTACCTGCAGGTGCTCGATGCCGCCATCGCCGGGCCGGGACCGGTTGACGTCGAAAACGATTCGTTCACGGTGCACAACCCGACGGCGATCGGCGCCGACACCCCGATGCCGGTGCTGGTGGCCGCGCTGGGCCCGGTGATGTTGCAGATCGCCGGCGAACTCGCCGACGGCACCGTGTTGTGGATGGCCGACGAGCGCGCGATCGGCGATCACATCGCCCCGAAGATCACCAAGGCGGCCGCGGGCGCCGGGCGCCCCGCCCCGCGGATCGTCGCGGGCATTCCGGTGTGCCTTTGTGCGCCTTCGCGAATCGATGAGGCCAAGGAGCGGGCCAACCGCATCCTGGGCGAGGCGGAGGTGTCGCCCAACTACCAGCGCCTGCTCGACCGCGGAGACGCCCGCGATGTCGGCGATCTGTGCGCGGCCGGCGACGAGGAGACGATCCTGACGCGGATGCGTTCGTTCGCCGACGCCGGCGTCACCGATTTGTCGGTGCGGCTACTGCCCATCGGCGACGACCGCGACGAGCTGGTCGCATCCAAACGCCAAACCCGGGAGATGATCGCCTCGCTCGCCACGGAATTGCGGTGA
- a CDS encoding M15 family metallopeptidase has translation MHPNRRFLILALALGLAGPSATAQAGPDVPPVGDAARAAGFVDVRTVVPDAIIDLRYATTNNFTHTQLYPSDARCLVHQSMASGLATAATALRPQGHVLVFWDCYRPHDIQVRMFDVVPNPAWVARPGQYAHSHESGRSVDVTFTAVQQQCPPERQVNGLCLADMGTDFDDFSPRATAFATQGVSPDAQANRARLRGAMNYGGLTVYSGEWWHFDGPGAGVDRPILSVPVD, from the coding sequence ATGCACCCGAACAGACGATTCCTTATTCTCGCGCTGGCGCTCGGCCTGGCCGGGCCGAGCGCGACCGCGCAGGCAGGCCCCGACGTCCCACCGGTCGGCGACGCGGCCCGCGCGGCCGGATTCGTCGACGTCCGAACAGTGGTACCCGACGCGATCATCGACCTGCGCTATGCGACGACGAACAACTTCACCCATACCCAGTTGTATCCGTCCGACGCGCGATGCCTGGTGCATCAATCCATGGCATCGGGCCTCGCCACGGCCGCAACAGCGCTGCGTCCGCAGGGTCACGTTCTGGTGTTCTGGGACTGTTATCGCCCCCACGACATTCAGGTGAGGATGTTCGACGTCGTCCCGAACCCGGCCTGGGTGGCACGCCCGGGCCAGTATGCGCACAGTCATGAGTCCGGGCGGTCGGTCGACGTGACATTCACTGCGGTGCAACAGCAATGCCCACCGGAACGGCAGGTGAACGGTCTGTGCCTGGCCGATATGGGCACCGATTTCGACGATTTCTCTCCGCGCGCAACGGCATTCGCCACGCAAGGCGTCAGCCCCGACGCGCAGGCGAACCGGGCTCGGCTGCGCGGTGCGATGAACTACGGCGGATTAACCGTGTACTCGGGGGAATGGTGGCATTTCGACGGACCCGGCGCCGGCGTCGATCGACCGATTCTCAGCGTTCCTGTCGACTAG
- a CDS encoding cobalamin-dependent protein (Presence of a B(12) (cobalamin)-binding domain implies dependence on cobalamin itself, in one of its several forms, or in some unusual lineages, dependence on a cobalamin-like analog.), whose product MTARILVAKPGLDGHDRGAKIVARTLRDAGFEVIYTGIRQRIEDIASIAVQEDVAVVGLSILSGAHLALTMRTIEALRAADAADIAVVVGGTIPHVDVPKLLSAGAAAVFPTGTPLETLVREIRTLTGTAESEPKEAALEEPCASE is encoded by the coding sequence ATGACCGCTCGTATTCTCGTGGCCAAGCCCGGACTCGACGGGCACGACCGCGGCGCCAAGATCGTTGCCCGTACTCTGCGTGACGCCGGCTTCGAGGTCATTTACACCGGCATCCGGCAGCGCATCGAAGACATCGCGTCCATCGCGGTCCAGGAGGACGTCGCCGTCGTCGGCCTGAGCATCTTGTCCGGGGCCCACCTGGCGCTGACCATGCGCACCATCGAAGCGCTGCGGGCCGCCGATGCGGCCGACATCGCCGTCGTTGTGGGCGGGACCATCCCGCACGTCGACGTACCCAAACTGCTGTCCGCCGGTGCCGCGGCCGTATTCCCGACGGGCACACCGCTGGAGACGCTGGTGCGTGAGATTCGCACGCTGACCGGGACGGCGGAAAGTGAACCGAAGGAAGCCGCCTTGGAGGAACCGTGCGCGTCGGAGTAA
- a CDS encoding CaiB/BaiF CoA transferase family protein produces MTGVNAGPLAGIRILEVGTMLAGPYATMLLADLGAEVIKIEPRGGEISRSVGPSYFASLNRNKSSICLDLNSDAGQRRLAELVADSQALLVNLKPSAIRRLGLTYEQLRQHNERIVCVAITGFGLHGGDHPAFDYVVQAGYGIAALTGDPAGPPTLPGYSSADNSTGLSAALGLLAKIISGTGGQVDVSLRDVMLSQLNYHASAYLNNGVVPQRRPYGAHSYYVPAQLFPTSDGYLALFITHDGFWKSFADEAGIGGFETMAERVSRRDEVLAVVTAMLATDTAASWERRLRPLGVPAAAVRTLPEALDATPEMVVTAGNFRLVGSPIQISDYRPEYRPPPDLPE; encoded by the coding sequence GTGACTGGCGTCAACGCCGGGCCGCTGGCGGGCATACGGATCCTCGAAGTCGGCACGATGCTGGCCGGTCCGTACGCCACGATGCTGCTCGCCGACCTCGGCGCCGAGGTCATCAAGATCGAGCCGCGCGGTGGCGAGATCTCCCGCAGCGTCGGGCCAAGCTACTTCGCCAGCCTCAACCGCAACAAGTCCAGCATCTGCCTCGACCTGAATTCCGATGCGGGGCAACGGCGGTTGGCCGAGCTGGTGGCAGACTCGCAGGCGTTGCTGGTCAACCTGAAGCCGTCGGCCATCCGCCGGCTGGGGCTGACCTACGAGCAGTTGCGCCAACACAACGAACGCATCGTCTGCGTGGCGATCACCGGCTTCGGTCTGCATGGCGGTGACCATCCAGCCTTCGACTATGTCGTGCAGGCCGGTTACGGCATTGCCGCGTTGACCGGCGATCCGGCCGGCCCGCCGACGTTGCCCGGGTACTCGTCGGCCGACAACTCCACCGGATTGTCGGCGGCGCTGGGTCTTTTGGCCAAGATCATCTCCGGCACGGGCGGTCAGGTGGATGTGTCGCTGCGCGACGTCATGCTCTCGCAGCTGAACTATCACGCGTCGGCGTACCTGAACAATGGTGTCGTGCCGCAACGGCGGCCGTACGGTGCTCACTCGTATTACGTTCCGGCGCAGCTATTTCCGACTTCCGATGGATATCTGGCGCTGTTCATCACGCACGACGGCTTCTGGAAATCGTTCGCCGACGAGGCGGGTATCGGCGGCTTCGAGACCATGGCGGAGCGGGTGTCCCGCCGCGACGAGGTGCTCGCCGTGGTCACCGCGATGCTGGCGACCGACACCGCGGCGTCGTGGGAACGCCGGCTGCGCCCGCTCGGAGTCCCGGCGGCGGCGGTGCGGACACTGCCCGAGGCGCTGGACGCAACCCCGGAAATGGTTGTCACCGCAGGTAATTTCCGCCTGGTCGGCAGCCCGATTCAGATCTCCGATTACCGACCGGAGTACCGCCCGCCGCCCGACCTGCCCGAGTAG
- a CDS encoding epoxyqueuosine reductase, producing the protein MVDKLPARLAEHPTVRKVRSRVSRKPGVLDAAWLRDLCLAAGADDVAFASVDNADLASEVEHVQAALPGAKSYISLVVKMNRDNVRSTARSVANQEFHRSGEVLNEAAHRIVRQLQDAGHRVLNPSATFPMEMDNFPGRIWVVAHKPVAVAAGLGVMGIHRNVIHPKFGNFILLGTILVDAPISSYGQPLDYSPCLECKLCVAACPVGAIGKNGEFDWQACSVHNYREFMGGFTDWVQTVADSADAADFRSRVTDSENASMWQSLSFKPNYKAAYCLAVCPAGEDVIEPYLEDRKWFMDLVLKPLQDKKETLYVLPDSAAKAHAERRYPHKRVKVVDSGVRGR; encoded by the coding sequence ATGGTTGACAAGCTGCCTGCACGACTGGCCGAACACCCTACGGTGCGCAAGGTGCGGTCGCGTGTCTCGCGCAAACCGGGGGTGCTCGATGCCGCCTGGCTGCGCGACCTATGCCTGGCCGCCGGCGCCGACGACGTCGCGTTCGCCAGTGTCGACAACGCCGACCTGGCCTCCGAGGTCGAGCACGTCCAGGCTGCGCTGCCCGGGGCCAAGAGCTACATCTCGCTGGTGGTGAAGATGAACCGCGACAATGTGCGCTCGACCGCGCGCAGCGTCGCCAACCAGGAGTTCCACCGCAGCGGCGAGGTGCTCAACGAGGCGGCCCACCGCATCGTGCGCCAGCTGCAGGACGCCGGCCACCGGGTGCTGAACCCTTCGGCGACCTTCCCGATGGAGATGGACAACTTCCCCGGGCGCATCTGGGTTGTGGCGCACAAGCCCGTTGCCGTCGCCGCCGGCCTGGGCGTAATGGGCATACACCGCAACGTGATTCACCCGAAGTTCGGAAATTTCATCCTGCTCGGCACCATCCTGGTCGACGCGCCGATCAGCAGCTATGGGCAGCCGCTGGACTACAGCCCGTGCCTGGAATGCAAGCTCTGCGTAGCGGCCTGCCCGGTTGGTGCGATCGGCAAGAACGGTGAATTCGACTGGCAGGCGTGTTCGGTGCACAACTACCGCGAGTTCATGGGCGGGTTCACCGATTGGGTGCAGACGGTCGCCGACAGCGCCGATGCGGCCGACTTCCGTTCGCGCGTGACCGATTCCGAGAACGCGTCGATGTGGCAGAGCCTGTCATTCAAGCCCAACTACAAGGCAGCCTACTGCCTGGCGGTGTGTCCTGCCGGCGAGGACGTGATCGAGCCGTACCTCGAGGACCGCAAGTGGTTCATGGATCTGGTGCTAAAACCGTTGCAGGACAAGAAGGAAACGCTGTACGTGCTGCCGGACTCGGCGGCCAAAGCCCATGCAGAACGCCGCTATCCGCACAAGCGAGTCAAGGTCGTCGACAGCGGGGTGCGAGGCCGCTGA
- a CDS encoding DUF4286 family protein translates to MAKGIILVESYPSSPEREQEYNTWYDEVHLSELVALDGFVSARRLRPVDGIGPYVAIYEIEGDDLKAVLDNMIASAGQLTMSDALQLNPAPIPRLLETTIEA, encoded by the coding sequence ATGGCCAAGGGCATCATTCTGGTCGAGAGTTATCCCAGTTCACCCGAGCGCGAGCAGGAGTACAACACCTGGTATGACGAGGTCCACCTGAGCGAGCTCGTCGCGCTCGACGGCTTCGTCTCCGCACGACGGCTGCGCCCGGTGGACGGCATCGGCCCCTACGTCGCGATTTACGAGATCGAGGGCGACGACCTGAAGGCCGTCCTGGACAACATGATCGCCAGCGCCGGCCAGCTCACCATGTCCGACGCATTGCAGTTGAATCCGGCGCCCATCCCGCGGCTACTCGAGACCACCATCGAGGCCTGA